From the Ruminiclostridium josui JCM 17888 genome, one window contains:
- a CDS encoding class I SAM-dependent methyltransferase, which produces MNKKSIQKLVLFLTGLEQRIVDNSSFFKGIVIKLKSGTKQYEANIILKDNKLFLNYNGRTDKLEISWLSARVSKIAESYEALTLIYEERGTSILIEADDKNVKMRTKDTETLESSKGHNETAQIANRDYFIKVGPADDVLKAIGILGDNGKIRNDMIRKYNQIDHYIELVDGMLKTLCSKYGSLNVIDCGCGKSYLSFVLNYYIKDVLKKNCYFTGLDISKTVIDASHKIAESLDYKNMDFKITDIRDYTADKDIHLVISLHACDTATDEAISLAVRNNAKAMVMVPCCQKEILSQYSFDILHSITKHGVLKARLADVLTDGIRLLILEALGYKVSIVEYVSPLETPKNLMIRAEKAGGINYSLLDEYKKLKEVLGIHPTIEKLIEPYF; this is translated from the coding sequence ATGAATAAAAAAAGTATACAAAAACTGGTGCTCTTTCTGACAGGACTGGAGCAGAGAATTGTAGACAATTCAAGCTTTTTTAAGGGTATAGTTATAAAACTTAAATCAGGTACAAAGCAGTATGAAGCCAATATAATTCTAAAGGATAATAAGCTGTTCTTAAATTACAATGGCAGGACTGACAAACTGGAAATTTCCTGGCTTAGTGCTAGAGTCTCAAAGATTGCCGAAAGCTACGAAGCATTAACCCTTATTTATGAAGAAAGAGGGACTTCTATATTAATTGAAGCAGATGACAAAAATGTTAAAATGAGGACAAAAGATACTGAAACTTTAGAGTCCTCAAAAGGCCATAATGAAACCGCACAGATAGCAAACAGGGATTACTTTATTAAAGTGGGACCTGCGGATGATGTATTAAAGGCTATTGGTATTCTTGGGGATAACGGCAAAATAAGAAATGATATGATAAGAAAGTATAACCAGATTGACCACTATATCGAATTAGTTGACGGTATGCTTAAAACTTTATGCTCAAAATACGGAAGCTTAAACGTAATTGATTGTGGGTGCGGTAAGTCATATCTTTCTTTTGTTCTGAACTATTATATAAAGGACGTTCTGAAAAAGAACTGCTATTTTACCGGTCTGGATATTTCTAAAACTGTAATCGATGCATCACATAAAATTGCAGAAAGCCTTGACTACAAGAATATGGATTTCAAAATAACAGACATAAGAGATTATACTGCTGATAAGGACATTCATCTTGTAATAAGTCTTCATGCCTGTGATACGGCTACGGATGAAGCAATAAGTTTGGCTGTAAGGAACAATGCAAAGGCAATGGTTATGGTGCCTTGCTGCCAAAAGGAAATATTGAGCCAGTATTCTTTTGACATACTTCACAGCATTACAAAGCATGGAGTTCTGAAGGCACGTTTAGCAGATGTACTTACGGATGGGATACGTTTACTGATTCTTGAAGCACTTGGCTATAAGGTTTCAATTGTAGAATATGTTTCACCTCTGGAAACCCCGAAAAATCTTATGATAAGAGCTGAAAAAGCAGGAGGCATAAACTACAGCCTTCTAGATGAGTACAAGAAGCTTAAGGAGGTACTGGGGATACATCCTACTATTGAAAAACTCATAGAGCCATATTTTTAA
- a CDS encoding pseudouridine synthase: MLKQRLDKVLSNFGFGSRNDIKSAVRKGLVTVDGQIVKDSGIHVDPESNIIEMNGQRLNYRKFIYIMMNKPQGVISATSDRKQRTVFDILPEEYKCFDLFPAGRLDIDTEGLVLMTNDGQLSHEILSPKKHVPKQYYAKVLGRVNQNDAEAFSRGVTLDDGYKTLPATLEILKSNDVSEIKLTIVEGKFHQVKRMFEAVGKKVIYLKRLSMGNLKLDENLKLGECKELGESDIELLKQAVIIDNKK; encoded by the coding sequence ATATTGAAACAACGATTGGATAAGGTTCTTTCAAATTTTGGTTTCGGTTCAAGAAATGACATTAAGAGTGCGGTCAGAAAAGGTCTGGTTACAGTTGACGGGCAAATTGTAAAAGACAGCGGAATTCACGTTGACCCTGAATCAAATATTATTGAAATGAATGGACAAAGACTGAATTACCGCAAGTTTATATACATTATGATGAACAAGCCCCAGGGGGTTATTTCGGCTACAAGCGACAGAAAACAAAGAACTGTTTTTGATATTCTTCCAGAAGAATACAAGTGTTTTGACCTTTTTCCAGCAGGAAGGCTGGATATAGATACGGAAGGCCTTGTACTTATGACAAATGACGGTCAGCTTTCCCATGAAATACTTTCACCTAAAAAGCATGTTCCAAAACAGTATTATGCAAAAGTCCTTGGAAGGGTTAATCAGAATGATGCAGAGGCTTTCAGTCGAGGAGTAACACTTGATGATGGGTATAAGACACTTCCCGCGACATTGGAAATATTAAAATCCAATGATGTATCAGAAATAAAACTCACAATTGTAGAGGGAAAATTTCATCAGGTAAAGAGAATGTTTGAGGCTGTAGGCAAAAAAGTAATTTATTTAAAGCGACTAAGTATGGGAAATCTTAAATTGGATGAGAATTTGAAACTTGGAGAATGTAAAGAACTTGGGGAAAGTGACATTGAACTGCTGAAGCAGGCAGTAATTATTGATAATAAAAAATAG
- a CDS encoding RsmF rRNA methyltransferase first C-terminal domain-containing protein: protein MKLPIEFVEKMQGLMGEEFDSYLESYKKPRFYGLRVNTLKISVDEFLKIAPFHLEPVPWTKDGFYYQEGDNPGRHPYYYAGLYYIQEPSAMLPGAVIGVKPGERVLDLCAAPGGKTVQMAAQMKGQGLLVANDINSERVKALVKNIELAGVRNAIVLNESPDKLAVNFENYFDKIMVDAPCSGEGMFRKDEDAVKSWEKFKCEKCCTMQWDILQKVDTMLKPGGIILYSTCTFSPEEDELMIERFMDEHKGSYELLEIPKVGGIEGGRIEWSKGGYDFEKAARLWPHKLNGEGHFAALLRKKDSPENSYENEVFKSDYKSQAMRIKDIKDVNQFNSQLGEFVESNTNLNLDGYLFQKGANLYHLPVECPDLSGLKVAKFGWYLGEIGNKGFIPSHSLAVSMNIRELKNTISFKSDSREVNSYLKGETLIVSSEKGYTGVCVDDFPLGWAKQTGDMLKNLYPKGWRKMS, encoded by the coding sequence ATGAAACTACCAATTGAATTTGTTGAGAAAATGCAGGGTCTGATGGGCGAAGAATTCGACAGCTACCTTGAATCATATAAAAAACCAAGATTTTATGGCCTTAGAGTAAATACTTTAAAAATTTCAGTAGATGAATTCTTAAAAATAGCACCCTTTCATCTTGAACCAGTACCATGGACCAAGGATGGTTTTTATTATCAAGAGGGAGATAATCCCGGGAGACATCCGTATTATTATGCGGGCTTATACTATATTCAGGAACCCAGTGCCATGCTTCCAGGTGCTGTTATAGGAGTAAAGCCGGGGGAAAGGGTTTTAGACCTTTGTGCTGCACCGGGAGGCAAAACTGTCCAAATGGCTGCCCAGATGAAGGGACAGGGTTTGCTTGTGGCTAACGACATTAACTCAGAGAGAGTTAAGGCGCTGGTTAAGAATATTGAGCTTGCAGGGGTAAGAAATGCTATTGTTTTGAATGAATCTCCCGATAAACTGGCTGTAAACTTTGAGAATTACTTTGACAAAATAATGGTTGATGCACCTTGTTCAGGTGAAGGAATGTTTCGTAAGGATGAAGATGCTGTAAAAAGCTGGGAAAAATTTAAATGTGAAAAGTGCTGCACAATGCAGTGGGATATTCTTCAAAAGGTTGATACTATGTTAAAGCCCGGAGGCATTATTTTATATTCGACCTGTACCTTTTCACCTGAAGAGGATGAGTTAATGATTGAAAGGTTCATGGATGAACACAAAGGTAGTTACGAGTTGCTGGAAATACCTAAAGTCGGTGGTATTGAGGGAGGCCGTATAGAGTGGTCAAAAGGAGGATATGACTTTGAAAAAGCTGCTCGTCTATGGCCCCATAAACTTAATGGTGAAGGACATTTTGCAGCATTGCTGAGAAAAAAAGATTCCCCAGAAAACTCCTATGAAAATGAAGTATTCAAATCGGATTATAAATCCCAAGCCATGAGGATAAAGGATATCAAGGATGTAAATCAATTTAACTCTCAGTTGGGTGAATTTGTTGAAAGTAACACCAACCTGAATCTAGACGGATATTTATTTCAAAAGGGAGCCAATCTTTATCATTTACCCGTTGAATGTCCTGATTTATCGGGTCTAAAGGTTGCAAAATTCGGCTGGTATCTTGGAGAAATTGGCAACAAAGGCTTTATACCTTCCCATTCCTTGGCAGTATCAATGAATATAAGGGAACTAAAGAATACTATAAGCTTCAAGTCGGATTCACGTGAAGTTAACAGTTATTTGAAGGGCGAAACACTGATTGTTTCAAGTGAAAAAGGTTATACTGGCGTTTGTGTGGATGATTTTCCACTTGGATGGGCAAAGCAAACCGGAGATATGCTTAAAAATCTATATCCCAAAGGGTGGAGAAAAATGTCCTAA
- a CDS encoding RNA polymerase sigma factor — protein MTSDEFSTRIVAMMQTLYRISYAQLPQSCDRDEAVQECLYKAWKKRHQLKDERFMQTWVVRILINECHNIQRKKGRELPLNELPERVAPKDANLELHDALFSIDETLRIPIILHYIEGFSIGEISQILRCPQGTVKSRMLRGRQELKIILSEEVQLPCET, from the coding sequence GTGACAAGTGACGAATTTTCAACGCGGATTGTGGCAATGATGCAAACTCTGTATCGCATAAGTTATGCACAGCTTCCACAAAGCTGTGACCGAGACGAGGCAGTTCAGGAATGTTTATACAAGGCGTGGAAAAAGCGCCATCAACTTAAAGATGAGCGCTTTATGCAGACTTGGGTAGTTCGTATTCTTATCAACGAATGCCATAATATTCAGAGAAAAAAAGGCCGTGAATTACCGTTGAATGAATTACCTGAACGAGTCGCGCCTAAGGATGCCAATTTAGAGCTGCATGATGCGCTGTTCAGTATAGATGAAACGCTCCGTATACCCATTATTCTTCACTATATTGAAGGATTTTCAATAGGTGAGATTTCACAAATTTTACGATGTCCACAAGGCACTGTTAAATCACGTATGCTACGGGGACGACAAGAACTGAAAATAATTTTATCCGAGGAGGTCCAATTGCCATGCGAGACATGA
- a CDS encoding GntR family transcriptional regulator: protein MAKLDYDESDNLVNSLRGRVFNQIRKQILTGVYKPGDSLIELRLSEELGVSRTPIREAIRQLELEGLVVSIPNKGAVVKGVTDQDVEDIFTIRTMIEGLAARWAAEKITEEEIGELKEALEFEEFYTMKNDAEHLMKYDSKFHDIIFRACKSRPLMHMLSTFHHYIQNARNNSFETPGRPAKALDEHRAIFEAIVRKDGDTAEKLTIEHIRNASRIFNEKHQK, encoded by the coding sequence ATGGCTAAGCTGGACTACGATGAAAGTGATAACTTAGTAAATTCATTAAGGGGAAGGGTTTTCAATCAAATTCGCAAGCAGATTCTGACAGGAGTTTACAAACCCGGAGACAGTTTGATAGAGCTGCGTCTCTCAGAGGAGCTTGGAGTCAGCAGGACACCTATACGCGAAGCTATCAGGCAGCTTGAACTTGAAGGCCTTGTTGTATCGATACCAAATAAAGGTGCAGTAGTAAAGGGTGTTACTGATCAGGATGTTGAAGACATATTTACTATTAGAACAATGATTGAAGGCCTTGCTGCCAGATGGGCTGCAGAAAAGATTACTGAGGAAGAGATTGGTGAACTGAAAGAAGCTCTTGAATTTGAGGAGTTCTATACTATGAAGAACGATGCAGAGCACCTGATGAAATACGATTCCAAGTTTCATGATATTATTTTCAGAGCATGCAAAAGCAGACCATTGATGCATATGCTGAGTACTTTTCATCACTATATACAAAATGCCAGAAACAATTCATTTGAAACACCGGGAAGACCTGCGAAAGCCCTTGATGAGCATCGTGCAATATTCGAGGCAATAGTCAGGAAAGACGGAGATACTGCTGAGAAATTGACAATTGAGCATATTAGAAATGCCAGCAGGATTTTCAATGAAAAGCATCAAAAATAA
- a CDS encoding aconitate hydratase yields the protein MGLNLAQKIIKNHLVSGDMVAGSEISIKIDQTLTQDSTGTMAYLQFEAIGIPRVKTKKSVAYIDHNTLQAGFENADDHKYIQTVTSKHGIYFSKPGNGICHQVQLERFGVPGMTLLGSDSHTPTGGGIGMLAIGAGGLDVAVAMGGGPYYLTMPKVCKVELKGKLNPWSTAKDIILEVLRVMSVKGGVGKIIEYAGEGIKTLTVPERATITNMGAEIGATTSIFPSDDVTLEFLKAQGREQDWVELLPDADAVYEEHIVIDLSSIEPMAAKPHSPDNVEKISTIGKIKVDQVAIGSCTNSSYMDMMKVAAILKGKTINPNVSLVIAPGSKQVLTMLAQNGALADMVAAGARILESACGPCIGMGQAPCSDAVSLRTFNRNFEGRSGTTSAKVYLVSPEVAAASALTGVLTDPRELGEAPKIEMPKEFVINDNLVIEPAPEGSNVEVVRGPNIKPFPINKALEDKVTGKALIKVGDNITTDHIMPSNAKLLPFRSNVPYLAEFCLTPCDPEFPARAKENGGGFIIGGSNYGQGSSREHAALAPLQLGIKGVIAKSFARIHMANLINSGIIPMTFENEADYDKIDMNDELAIDNAIEQVKNADTIVVKNLTKNTQFNVKVTLSDRQVQMILAGGLLNYTKVNNG from the coding sequence ATGGGTTTGAACTTGGCACAAAAAATTATAAAGAACCATCTTGTTAGTGGAGATATGGTTGCAGGAAGTGAAATTTCCATTAAAATTGACCAGACTCTAACACAGGATTCTACAGGAACAATGGCTTATTTACAGTTTGAGGCTATTGGAATTCCAAGGGTTAAGACTAAAAAATCAGTAGCATATATTGACCACAACACTTTACAAGCAGGTTTTGAAAATGCCGATGACCACAAGTATATACAGACAGTTACTTCAAAGCACGGTATATACTTTTCAAAGCCAGGAAATGGCATTTGCCATCAGGTGCAGCTTGAGCGTTTCGGCGTACCTGGAATGACACTGTTGGGTTCTGACAGCCATACGCCAACTGGAGGCGGAATTGGAATGCTTGCAATTGGAGCCGGCGGTCTTGACGTTGCTGTTGCAATGGGCGGAGGACCTTACTATCTTACTATGCCTAAGGTTTGTAAGGTTGAGCTAAAAGGAAAACTTAATCCATGGTCTACAGCAAAAGATATTATATTAGAAGTTTTAAGGGTAATGTCTGTTAAGGGCGGAGTAGGAAAGATTATTGAATATGCAGGAGAGGGTATAAAAACTCTTACTGTTCCTGAAAGAGCAACTATTACAAATATGGGTGCCGAGATTGGTGCAACAACTTCAATTTTCCCAAGTGATGATGTAACATTGGAATTTCTCAAGGCTCAGGGAAGAGAGCAGGATTGGGTTGAGCTATTGCCGGATGCTGATGCGGTATATGAAGAACATATTGTTATCGATTTGTCATCTATTGAGCCAATGGCAGCTAAACCGCATAGCCCTGACAATGTTGAAAAGATATCAACTATTGGAAAAATAAAAGTTGATCAGGTAGCAATAGGAAGCTGTACTAATTCATCATATATGGATATGATGAAGGTTGCTGCAATACTAAAGGGTAAGACTATAAATCCAAATGTCAGTCTGGTAATTGCACCTGGTTCAAAACAGGTATTAACTATGCTTGCTCAAAACGGAGCTTTAGCGGATATGGTTGCAGCAGGAGCAAGAATTCTTGAGTCTGCATGTGGTCCATGTATAGGTATGGGACAGGCACCATGCTCTGATGCAGTTTCACTGAGAACCTTTAACAGAAACTTTGAAGGAAGAAGCGGAACTACTTCTGCAAAAGTATATCTGGTAAGTCCTGAGGTTGCTGCAGCAAGCGCACTTACTGGTGTATTGACTGACCCTAGAGAACTAGGAGAAGCTCCCAAGATAGAAATGCCTAAAGAGTTTGTTATAAATGATAATTTGGTTATAGAACCAGCTCCGGAGGGAAGCAATGTAGAGGTTGTTAGAGGACCGAATATCAAACCTTTCCCAATAAATAAAGCACTCGAAGATAAAGTTACGGGTAAAGCTCTTATAAAGGTTGGAGACAATATAACAACTGACCATATAATGCCTTCAAATGCAAAACTGTTACCTTTCAGGTCAAATGTTCCTTATCTTGCTGAATTCTGTTTAACTCCTTGTGATCCTGAATTCCCTGCAAGAGCAAAGGAAAACGGCGGCGGATTTATAATCGGAGGCTCAAACTACGGACAGGGTTCAAGTAGAGAACATGCTGCTCTTGCACCATTACAGCTGGGAATAAAGGGTGTTATTGCGAAATCCTTCGCTAGAATTCATATGGCTAACCTTATAAACTCAGGAATTATACCAATGACTTTTGAAAATGAAGCAGATTACGATAAAATAGATATGAATGATGAACTTGCAATAGATAATGCTATAGAACAGGTTAAAAATGCCGATACTATAGTTGTTAAGAATCTTACAAAGAATACACAGTTTAATGTAAAGGTTACTTTGTCAGACAGACAGGTGCAGATGATTCTTGCAGGAGGATTGCTTAACTATACTAAAGTAAACAATGGTTAA
- a CDS encoding 2-isopropylmalate synthase — MIEFNKKSNTLEQTQYKYSLQDVSEPNLYREIYNYDDVPKCAFNHRKVPMYPADEIWITDTTFRDGQQSRAPYTVEQIVKLYQYLHQLGGPKGLIRQTEFFLYSDKDKEAVYKCMELGYDFPEITSWIRASKNDFKLAKEMGMKETGFLVSCSDYHIFRKLKMTRKQAMESYLSVIKEAISVGIKPRCHLEDITRADFYGFVIPFALELRKLMDESGVPIKIRACDTMGYGVSYPGTALPRSVPGIIYGLRHHAGFPSELLEWHGHNDFYKAVSNSSTAWLYGCSSVNCSLLGIGERTGNTPLEAMVFEYASLRGTTDGMDTRIITEIAEYYEKELDYEIPPRTPFVGRHFNVTQAGIHADGLLKDEEIYNIFNTDKLLNRPIGVAINQTSGLAGIALWINNYFRFRGNDLIDKKDERVGKIKEWVDAQYKAGRITSISDKEMLNGIKEIAPDIIPS, encoded by the coding sequence ATGATAGAGTTCAACAAAAAATCCAATACATTGGAACAAACTCAGTATAAGTATTCACTTCAGGACGTTTCAGAGCCCAATTTATATAGAGAGATATATAACTATGATGATGTTCCAAAGTGTGCTTTTAATCACAGAAAAGTACCTATGTACCCTGCCGATGAGATTTGGATAACAGATACTACTTTCAGAGATGGACAGCAGTCGCGTGCCCCTTATACTGTAGAACAGATTGTTAAGCTTTACCAATATCTTCATCAGTTGGGAGGACCAAAGGGCTTAATCCGTCAGACTGAGTTTTTTCTTTACAGCGACAAGGATAAGGAAGCTGTATACAAATGTATGGAATTAGGTTATGATTTCCCGGAAATAACCAGTTGGATAAGGGCTTCAAAAAATGATTTCAAACTTGCTAAAGAGATGGGAATGAAAGAGACCGGCTTCTTGGTAAGCTGTTCTGATTATCATATTTTCAGAAAACTTAAAATGACCAGAAAACAAGCTATGGAGAGTTATCTGAGTGTTATAAAGGAAGCTATAAGCGTTGGCATTAAACCAAGATGCCATCTTGAAGATATAACAAGAGCTGATTTCTATGGATTTGTTATTCCTTTTGCATTAGAACTTAGAAAATTAATGGATGAAAGTGGAGTTCCTATAAAGATTAGGGCTTGCGATACAATGGGATATGGTGTTTCATACCCTGGTACTGCACTGCCAAGGAGTGTTCCAGGAATAATTTATGGTTTAAGACATCATGCCGGTTTCCCAAGTGAATTGCTTGAATGGCATGGTCATAATGATTTTTATAAAGCAGTAAGCAATTCTTCAACAGCTTGGTTATATGGCTGCTCATCAGTTAACTGTTCTCTTTTAGGTATTGGGGAGAGGACAGGTAATACTCCTCTTGAAGCAATGGTATTTGAATATGCATCTCTCAGGGGAACAACTGATGGTATGGATACAAGAATTATTACTGAGATTGCAGAATACTATGAAAAAGAACTTGATTATGAAATTCCGCCTAGAACACCTTTCGTAGGAAGACACTTCAACGTTACACAGGCAGGTATTCATGCAGACGGACTTTTGAAGGATGAGGAGATATACAATATTTTCAATACCGACAAGCTGCTTAACAGGCCAATAGGGGTTGCAATAAATCAAACATCTGGTCTTGCAGGTATTGCATTATGGATTAATAATTATTTCAGATTCAGAGGAAACGATTTAATTGACAAAAAAGATGAACGAGTTGGAAAAATAAAAGAATGGGTAGATGCTCAGTACAAAGCGGGCAGAATTACCTCTATAAGCGATAAGGAAATGCTTAATGGCATTAAGGAAATTGCACCTGATATTATTCCTTCTTGA
- a CDS encoding methyl-accepting chemotaxis protein: MKKTEERNSSTNLYGIGAIISIVLCIIGGIISGKPAFAVYTFFACLVSCITFIVLSGLQYKKTIKRFSKDIDGFKSGDFSRMIEPKQYGILGFVASVVNIVISDIRSLIESFFNLSLSITQASRKVTSTAENASNAIEEISKTIDEIAKGASAQAAEAQMGVQVVDKLSDQINFVYESYSGITNETNKIIDLNTVGLKAVTTLRDKSKETYETSEKIFAVVEKLTNTTKDIGLFVESIENIAEQTNLLALNAAIEAARAGEAGKGFAVVADEVRKLADQSRKSTEEINNMMESIQEESALAISSMEIMKKVSQEQNIAVDKTNSSFSDIANAIDFIVSKINDVNEAVIKMQTDKSEVISAIENISSVSQQTAASSEEVAATTENQLKIIDDMKVASESLNQLVKQLDNKLKKYKLR; this comes from the coding sequence ATGAAAAAAACTGAGGAAAGAAATAGCTCCACCAATTTATATGGTATCGGTGCTATAATTAGTATTGTTTTGTGCATTATTGGCGGTATTATCAGTGGCAAACCGGCATTTGCTGTATATACCTTCTTTGCATGTCTTGTATCTTGTATAACTTTTATAGTTCTGTCAGGATTACAATACAAAAAAACTATAAAAAGATTTTCTAAAGATATTGATGGCTTCAAGTCAGGAGATTTTTCACGAATGATTGAGCCTAAACAATATGGTATTTTAGGATTTGTAGCGTCTGTAGTAAATATTGTAATCAGTGATATACGTTCATTGATAGAAAGTTTTTTTAATCTCTCCTTATCTATAACTCAGGCGTCTAGAAAAGTAACTTCTACTGCCGAAAATGCATCAAACGCTATTGAAGAAATATCAAAGACTATTGATGAAATAGCAAAAGGCGCTTCAGCACAAGCTGCAGAAGCTCAAATGGGTGTTCAGGTTGTTGATAAGCTTTCTGACCAGATTAATTTCGTATATGAAAGCTACAGCGGAATCACAAACGAAACCAACAAAATCATTGATTTGAATACCGTTGGTCTCAAAGCAGTTACTACATTGAGAGATAAGTCAAAAGAAACATATGAGACTTCTGAAAAAATATTTGCTGTTGTTGAAAAGCTTACAAATACAACAAAAGATATCGGCCTATTTGTTGAATCAATTGAAAACATAGCTGAGCAAACCAACCTCCTTGCTCTAAACGCTGCAATTGAGGCTGCAAGAGCTGGTGAAGCTGGAAAAGGTTTTGCCGTAGTTGCCGATGAAGTACGTAAGCTTGCTGACCAGAGCAGAAAGTCTACAGAAGAGATAAACAACATGATGGAAAGTATTCAGGAAGAATCTGCTTTGGCTATATCTTCAATGGAAATAATGAAAAAAGTATCACAGGAGCAAAATATTGCCGTTGATAAGACAAACAGCTCTTTCAGCGATATTGCAAATGCTATTGATTTTATAGTTTCTAAAATAAATGATGTAAACGAAGCAGTTATTAAAATGCAAACAGATAAGAGCGAAGTTATCAGTGCAATAGAAAATATATCATCTGTGTCTCAGCAAACAGCAGCGTCAAGCGAGGAAGTTGCTGCTACTACCGAAAATCAGCTTAAAATTATTGATGATATGAAGGTTGCATCAGAAAGCTTAAATCAGTTGGTTAAGCAGTTGGATAACAAGCTAAAGAAATATAAATTGAGATAA
- the purD gene encoding phosphoribosylamine--glycine ligase, which yields MKVLVVGGGGREHTIVWKLAQSPRITKLYCAPGNGGISRIAECVPIKAMDLDGIVTFSKENNIDMVVVAPDDPLAAGLVDKLTEAGIRAFGPVKAAAIIEGSKAFSKDLMKKYNIPTAGYMVFDNCSDALQYLDTCSAPIVVKADGLALGKGVIIAQTIQEAKDAVNGMMNDKIFGDAGNRVVIEEFIQGPEVSILAFTDGNTIVPMVSSQDHKRVFDKDQGPNTGGMGTFSPSPLYDKKLAEYCMNEIFIPTVEAMKKEGRKFKGVLYFGLMITKDGPKVLEYNARFGDPETQVVLPRLKTDLLDIFEAIIDERLNDVKIEWDDNSAVCVIAASGGYPGKYATGIEIKGISEAEANGETIVFHAGTTFKDGKYYTAGGRVLGVTAVESTMDKAIEKAYAGIAKIQFEGMHYRKDIGRK from the coding sequence ATGAAGGTTCTTGTAGTTGGAGGGGGAGGAAGAGAGCATACCATTGTGTGGAAGCTCGCACAAAGCCCTAGAATAACTAAATTATACTGTGCACCTGGTAACGGTGGAATTTCCAGGATTGCAGAGTGTGTTCCCATAAAAGCAATGGATTTAGACGGAATAGTAACGTTCTCTAAAGAAAATAATATAGATATGGTAGTAGTAGCACCCGATGACCCACTTGCAGCAGGCTTGGTTGACAAGCTGACAGAAGCAGGAATAAGGGCTTTCGGGCCTGTTAAGGCAGCAGCTATAATCGAAGGAAGCAAGGCATTTTCAAAGGATTTAATGAAAAAATACAACATACCTACAGCCGGCTATATGGTATTTGACAACTGCTCAGATGCATTGCAATATCTGGATACCTGTTCGGCTCCTATTGTAGTAAAGGCTGATGGACTTGCTTTAGGTAAGGGCGTTATAATTGCTCAGACCATACAGGAAGCTAAGGATGCCGTAAATGGTATGATGAATGATAAGATTTTCGGCGATGCCGGAAACAGGGTGGTAATAGAAGAATTTATTCAGGGACCTGAAGTTTCTATATTAGCATTTACAGACGGGAATACAATTGTCCCTATGGTTTCTTCTCAGGACCACAAGCGAGTTTTTGACAAGGACCAGGGACCGAATACAGGGGGAATGGGTACTTTTTCTCCAAGCCCTCTATATGATAAAAAGTTGGCTGAATACTGCATGAATGAAATATTCATACCTACGGTAGAGGCTATGAAAAAAGAAGGACGTAAATTCAAAGGAGTTCTATATTTTGGTTTAATGATAACTAAAGATGGTCCTAAGGTTTTGGAATATAATGCCCGTTTTGGTGATCCTGAAACACAGGTTGTTCTACCTAGATTAAAAACTGACCTTTTAGATATTTTTGAAGCAATCATTGACGAAAGACTAAATGATGTAAAAATTGAATGGGATGACAATTCAGCTGTATGCGTAATAGCTGCTTCCGGAGGTTATCCTGGCAAGTATGCTACAGGAATAGAAATAAAAGGCATTAGCGAAGCTGAAGCAAATGGTGAGACCATAGTGTTTCACGCTGGTACAACCTTCAAAGATGGTAAGTACTATACTGCCGGCGGGCGTGTACTGGGCGTTACGGCGGTAGAATCAACAATGGATAAGGCAATTGAAAAGGCATATGCAGGAATTGCAAAAATACAGTTTGAGGGTATGCACTACAGAAAAGATATTGGAAGAAAGTAG